One window of the Salminus brasiliensis chromosome 1, fSalBra1.hap2, whole genome shotgun sequence genome contains the following:
- the gpr12 gene encoding G-protein coupled receptor 12 yields the protein MSEEVSVAPGWLTPDPLWVSSGGGSMDNITAGTFPPAAVLPPQPPPELLVNPWDIVLCTSGTLIACENALVVLVIWQNPALRAPMFLLIGSLALADLLAGVGLVLHFAFAYLLRSDSAQLLTVGLVVASFSASVFSLLAITIDRYLSLYYALTYNSERTAAFTYAMLVLLWGVSLCLGLLPVTGVNCLGQEAMCSVVRPLTKNNVAVLSVSFLLLFGLMLQLYVQICKIVMRHAHQIALQHHFLAATPHYVTTRKGVSTLAIILGTFAACWMPFTVYSLVADYTYPPLYTYATLVPATYNSVINPVIYAFRNQEIQKALWMICCGCVPASVAHRARTPSDV from the coding sequence ATGAGTGAGGAGGTGTCGGTCGCTCCTGGCTGGCTGACCCCTGACCCTTTGTGGGTCAGCAGCGGCGGCGGTAGCATGGACAATATCACAGCTGGGACGTTTCCTCCGGCGGCCGTTCTGCCCCCGCAGCCTCCTCCCGAGCTGCTGGTTAACCCGTGGGACATTGTGCTGTGCACCTCGGGAACACTAATCGCCTGCGAGAACGCTCTGGTAGTGCTGGTGATCTGGCAGAATCCGGCACTGCGGGCACCCATGTTCCTTCTTATCGGCAGCCTGGCGCTGGCTGACCTGCTGGCTGGTGTGGGCCTGGTGCTGCACTTCGCCTTTGCCTACCTGCTGCGCTCGGACTCAGCCCAGCTGCTAACTGTGGGTCTGGTGGTGGCCTCTTTCTCAGCCTCCGTCTTCAGCCTGCTGGCCATCACCATTGACCGCTACCTGTCGCTGTACTACGCACTCACGTACAACTCGGAGCGCACAGCCGCCTTTACCTACGCTATGCTGGTGCTGCTGTGGGGCGTCTCGCTGTGCTTAGGCCTGCTGCCCGTCACGGGGGTCAATTGTCTGGGCCAGGAGGCCATGTGCAGCGTGGTGCGACCACTCACCAAAAACAACGTTGCCGTGCTGTCCGTCTCCTTCCTGCTGCTTTTTGGTCTCATGCTGCAGCTATACGTGCAAATCTGCAAGATTGTCATGCGCCATGCTCACCAAATCGCCCTACAGCACCACTTTCTGGCCGCCACGCCACACTACGTCACCACGCGCAAGGGCGTGTCCACACTGGCCATCATCCTGGGCACATTCGCCGCTTGCTGGATGCCTTTCACTGTCTATTCACTTGTGGCCGACTACACCTACCCACCACTGTACACCTACGCCACACTGGTGCCTGCCACCTACAACTCCGTCATCAACCCCGTTATCTACGCATTCCGCAATCAGGAGATCCAGAAGGCACTCTGGATGATCTGTTGCGGTTGCGTCCCGGCCAGCGTGGCCCATAGGGCCCGGACGCCCAGCGACGTCTGA
- the usp12a gene encoding ubiquitin carboxyl-terminal hydrolase 12A: protein MEILMTVSKFASFCTMGANASALEKEIGSEQFPVNEHYFGLVNFGNTCYCNSVLQALYFCRPFREKILAYRSQPRRKENLLTCLADLFHSIANQKRKVGVIPPKKFITRLRKENELFDNYMQQDAHEFLNYLLNTIADLLQEERKQDKQNGKLANGTLDSQKNNGTPPATTWVHEIFQGTLTNETRCLTCETISSKDEDFLDLSVDVEQNTSITHCLRGFSNTETLCSEYKYYCEECRSKQEAHKRMRVKKLPMILALHLKRFKYMEQLQRYTKLSYRVVFPLELRLFNTSGDATNPERLYDLVAVVVHCGSGPNRGHYIAIVKSHDFWLLFDDDIVEKIDAQAIEEFYGLTSEISKNSESGYILFYQSRD, encoded by the exons ATGGAAATCCTAATGACAGTTTCCAAATTCGCCTCTTTTTGTACCATG GGCGCCAATGCCTCCGCTTTGGAAAAAGAGATTGGCTCGGAGCAGTTCCCTGTCAACGAGCACTACTTTGGACTGGTCAAT TTTGGAAACACCTGCTACTGCAACTCCGTGCTCCAGGCTCTGTACTTCTGCCGGCCGTTCCGGGAGAAGATCTTGGCCTACAGGAGCCAGCCGAGGCGCAAAGAGAACCTGCTCACCTGTCTGGCTGACCTGTTCCACAGTATCGCCAACCAAAAGAGGAAGGTGGGGGTCATCCCCCCAAAGAAATTCATCACGAGACTACGGAAAGAAAACG AGCTGTTCGATAACTACATGCAGCAGGATGCACACGAGTTCCTGAACTACCTGCTAAACACTATCGCTGACCTCCTCCAGGAGGAGAGGAAGCAGGATAAACAGAATGGAAAACTGGCCAACGGCACACTCGATTCACAGAAGAATAATGGTACCCCACCGGCCACCACCTGGGTACACGAGATCTTCCAGGGCACGCTGACCAATGAGACGCGCTGCCTCACCTGCGAGACG ATAAGCAGCAAAGACGAGGACTTCTTGGATTTGTCCGTCGATGTTGAGCAGAACACTTCAATCACACACTGCCTCAG GGGATTCAGTAACACAGAGACCCTGTGCAGTGAATACAAATACTACTGTGAGGAATGTAGAAGTAAACAGGAGGCGCACAAAAG aatgaGGGTGAAAAAGCTACCCATGATCTTAGCCTTGCATCTGAAGAGGTTTAAGTACATGGAGCAGCTTCAGCGCTACACTAAACTAAGCTACCGCGTGGTCTTCCCTTTGGAGCTCCGCCTCTTCAACACGTCTGGAGACGCAACCAATCCTGAAAGGCTTTACGACCTGGTGGCTGTGGTGGTGCATTGTGGAAG TGGTCCCAATCGTGGACACTACATCGCTATTGTAAAGAGTCATGACTTCTGGCTGCTGTTTGATGATGACATTGTAGAG aaaATTGACGCCCAGGCAATAGAAGAGTTCTACGGACTTACCTCGGAAATCTCCAAGAACTCAGAGTCGGGCTATATTCTCTTCTACCAGTCCAGAGACTGA